Part of the Trypanosoma brucei brucei TREU927 chromosome 2, complete sequence genome, TGTATATCTCACTATTGTTTCTCCCACAGGCACGAACAATCTTCACGAGTTTGTGAGATGCGTCACTTTCTCTCCATCCGCCTTTGTTACCCACCACGCCAATATAGAGTTCACGTCGCTCATGGGATTTGATGGAATTTATTTCATTGTCTATGTCGTCCTCACGCGTGGCATGCTTTGCTTCATCGAACACATAACGAAGTGAAGGTCCAACATGCTCCACACGGTTCTCATACATGTTCCACTTTTCCCTCAACTCAACAGGCGTGGCTTGAGGAAAAAGCTTGGGTCCCACACGTGAGAAGAAAGCCCGCATTTCACTCATTTCCCAGCAGTTAACAACAATACGTGCACATCTTTCCCTCTGCTGGAACCAGCTGTCAAAATTTCTTTCATTATGTGAACTGATCAAAATGCTTCCCCATTTTGGAGCCACATCTGCCGGTGGCTGCTCACCTTTGTTGACGAAGTCATAAATAATATAACCACGTGTATTAGATGATATATTCTTCATAAACGTTATAGCCGCTTCTTTACTGTACTCCCTAACTCTGccaacgccaccaccacctgatttctcaaatatatatgcggCTACACCACGGAAGTACGCAACAACAGGTAACTCTTCCGCATCATAATGCAGTAACTTGTAGAGGATAAAAGAACCAAAATTCTGAGATTTTCCAATCCCCGGGTTACCAATGGCAAGGTATGATcgtggaaaataaagacaTCTTGGCATAACACGTTGTGTACGCCATAATTCAATTCCACTCCTTACAACATTCCATACACGGAGCTCTTCTCTGCGAATGAATATGTCACTGTTACTTCCCCGGGCAAAGCCTGTATATGGCCAACCCATTTCTGAGGTAAGAACCAACAGCTCAACTCCTTTAGTGCGTTCCGGCTTCTGTTCAAGAGCTTCCTCAATTTCAGGCACGACATTAACTTCCTCATCCTTCCACATCAAACCCTCATTGGGCATTCCATCAACCAAGCTCATTCCCAATGTTTGAGTTCCATCGTCGATAATAATATGACTCAATTTCGCATCATAAATGGTATCGTATAATTTCTCTTCGAGAGACTTGCCCTCTCCGGTTTCTGATGGGTTCTCGTTTTCTCGGCCGGCTTGTCTCTTCATCGGGCGGTACGCACCATTCAACCATCCATTTAAAACATTCCGAGTATCTCCCACACTACCGCCGTTCtgattcatttcactctccgaataataatcttaactgagtgtgttgtgttatttcctttctttgtaacataaataataaaaaaaaattaagatgAGGGAATTTAAAATGGATACGCTTCTAAACCAAAGCAAATAtacaataaatgaatatCAGGAATTAATATGGCAGATGGAAACTATTTACTAAAATTGAGATTCAATACAAATCTTATCATGTGTTAAGAACTCACAGCAACTTAAGCACAAATGAGGTATGACAGTATGAATAAACATTTCTGTTTGGAGGaaaactcaaacaacaattccCATTCATAAAACACAATCAtttcagaaaaaataatatacttagatatatataagtatgtattgaaaagcaaaaaaaataaataaatgtggcaTTGCCATGAAAAACAGGAAATAATAGTTTTAGTGATAAGCTATGCAAAACGTATACTCAGTTAAAGGTACTCATGTGCATAATGAAGGCGCTTCACATTAAGAAATAATACAAACAACTATCAGAATTTGCGTATAATCTCACACGAACCGTCACTCGGAATGGCATTTTGTCATAACTTCCTAATGTGGAAAAACTACTTCTAATACATACTCTCACACTCCGAATCAGTACACAGTGTGCAAATGAAAGTACGAggtatcaaaaaaaaaaaacaataataatcgccgtaaaaagtaaaaccaatgaaaataaaatctTATACATCAAAGAGGAAACTCTCACCTGACGAACAAATGCTgctcactttctttatttaagtgatcctttttttttttgcagccaTGGAACCATGAATctaagaaatatatatgaaggCACGAATgatatttgttttgctttggtaTTGGAGCATCTTGCCATGCGTCTGCTTTTGTGCCTTAGTGAACCTCAAAGAAACCAAAGGCTCACGGAAgggaacaaatatatttgtgggaATAATAATTCAATATTAGGCTTCTTTTGAGGAGTGTGCTGAGTGGAATaatggtgaaaaagaagtattGAAAATTTATGCCACATGGGCAAATGCTTTACAATATTTTCTCGCTGTctgaaaatatgaaatataGGGAATATATAAGGAACCAGAAACATAGGGAATATATGAAGTataaggaaatatatcaaatataagaaaatatatgatATATTCTGAAGTGCcggatgtgtttgtgcgtgtcttCGTATGTGTTCTCTGCTTTATATATCACTAAATATTTTACACAATTCCTTTTACTTTGCGTATGCTAATCGCTTGTTTCTCCCTATATAAATTAGTGGAAATATCCattagagaaataataatttactttttttcttttcccttctcttcctttcccgcTAATGTTTCACCGTCTATTTTCATTCCTTATAAATATTGTaaatttcattttgttactgtaactatttccaaaaaaaagtgtaagtAAGAAACTTTAGTATTACATATCATAATATCTCTAAACTCCTCTTTTGTCATGTTAAGCTactaatatttttatttcccattcattttattcagcAGAACATACAAAACCCCTCAAAAGtccttccttgttttttttcctcaacaTCATAATATACCTTGtggaatatacaaatatataataaccaTAAATGTGTTATACATCTTCACAACATCAGAAACTTCACAAAATAATTGTGTTCCTCAATAAGCAGTGGCtgtgtttccttttactttctATCAGAGTCAaactaattaattaattactaATAACTTCCTCCAGATATattgcttctattttcttggaTTATTCAGCAGCGTAACACCGGAGTCTTGAAATAAAGAGTCACAGTTCAAAGAAtacaaaacagtaaaaaaaattaacagaGACTCGCACCTTCACATTTGGTTGCATTTGGATACATCAAACGCATTTATTCGCCtccttgtgttttctttttggggtGGGAGGagtaaatgcaaaatgtaTCAAGTTGACGAGTAGCAGAAATACAACACTTGATATAATTTCACTTACATAtaagctttcttttccaactTTATTCCAATTCATAATATTTTGATAGCAATGTAATGCAGTATTCAGCCATAAACATTTTAACCATAAATATAGTAACTAATGTGTGAATGGTAACCCATGGCGATACATTCCATATGGAACAATACCACATTGTTAAATATACGCATGGAATTAAAACTATAGCACTaaattgaaaatgaaaaaataaaagagagaaagatatGAATTATCAAGAAAGGCATATTCTTCACTAACATGCACTTGTTTCAATATAATCATAATTTGAAGTTACGCTAAATGATAAGTGACCCAATATTCTGAAATGacacaataacaatgattCCATTA contains:
- a CDS encoding retrotransposon hot spot (RHS) protein, putative (RHS5: pers. comm. Frederic Bringaud, CNRS/BordeauxII University. Belongs to the RHS family. (PMID:12455980)); its protein translation is MNQNGGSVGDTRNVLNGWLNGAYRPMKRQAGRENENPSETGEGKSLEEKLYDTIYDAKLSHIIIDDGTQTLGMSLVDGMPNEGLMWKDEEVNVVPEIEEALEQKPERTKGVELLVLTSEMGWPYTGFARGSNSDIFIRREELRVWNVVRSGIELWRTQRVMPRCLYFPRSYLAIGNPGIGKSQNFGSFILYKLLHYDAEELPVVAYFRGVAAYIFEKSGGGGVGRVREYSKEAAITFMKNISSNTRGYIIYDFVNKGEQPPADVAPKWGSILISSHNERNFDSWFQQRERCARIVVNCWEMSEMRAFFSRVGPKLFPQATPVELREKWNMYENRVEHVGPSLRYVFDEAKHATREDDIDNEINSIKSHERRELYIGVVGNKGGWRESDASHKLVKIVRACGRNNSEIYICVPHSESIKKRILNVVFSGIAEEWALVSGMTRDASVIGHYFEKNAIKYLCSPRVLTCFVSLITKLPANERARRTRTRKSILQHVRDDLLNACRPNTVSGDINWAESKGAPVELYVPCIPNYPVADAFFIVDEKQAAQASGTIGKKTIVLLQFTVASSHDTATDEFIHLLQSLFPSAEGGGHQNEATVEQLKEITEMFHWEIIYVQHFESTAMRSEQKCEITQGKAKHRSHQFVEGFWKNNVQQYHVQYEDNIVTKMLAVAAVGRR